From Caulobacter segnis, a single genomic window includes:
- a CDS encoding HAMP domain-containing sensor histidine kinase: protein MKHMLGIRARLAPLRRRRGGPSLMRMLAPLVLLAVATTILFAEVNGDKPDEPSLPLIQHLTPAHLWEELKGNTMEILLLITLMMIGVYLTLHIGLRPLRRMSQLAGHITPATIEARLSVDSAPREIAPLVEAFNAALDRLESGLRAQRDFSANAAHELRTPLATLRAQVESLLEPGERRAASEEFERLGRLIAQLLSLAEAEGGASGVSARFDLVALSRDVTGEMASFILSSGHGVGFDSVVETFMIDGQAGLVETALRNLLENAVRHTPPGAEILVTVDAAGVLRVRDDGPGVPAGVRDRVFERFSRGDPRGSGAGLGLSIVRQIMEQHGGAARLAPADRGACFELDFQPVAKETISRPRRRLT, encoded by the coding sequence ATGAAGCACATGCTGGGGATCCGCGCGCGCCTGGCGCCGCTGAGACGCCGACGGGGCGGGCCGTCGCTGATGCGGATGCTGGCGCCCCTGGTCCTGCTCGCCGTGGCCACCACCATCCTGTTCGCGGAGGTCAATGGCGATAAGCCGGACGAACCCTCTCTGCCCCTGATCCAGCACCTGACTCCGGCGCACCTTTGGGAAGAGCTCAAAGGCAACACGATGGAGATCCTGCTGCTGATCACCCTGATGATGATCGGCGTCTACCTGACCCTGCATATCGGCCTTCGGCCGCTCCGCCGCATGTCGCAGCTGGCCGGACACATCACCCCCGCCACCATCGAGGCCCGCCTGTCCGTCGACAGCGCCCCGCGCGAGATCGCGCCCCTGGTCGAAGCCTTCAACGCCGCCCTCGATCGATTGGAAAGCGGCCTGCGCGCGCAGCGGGACTTCTCGGCCAACGCCGCCCACGAACTGCGCACGCCCCTGGCGACGCTGCGCGCCCAGGTCGAAAGCCTGCTGGAGCCGGGCGAGCGCCGGGCGGCCAGCGAGGAGTTCGAGCGTCTTGGACGGCTGATCGCCCAACTGCTGTCCCTGGCCGAGGCCGAGGGCGGTGCCTCGGGCGTCAGCGCGCGCTTCGACCTCGTCGCCCTGTCACGCGACGTGACCGGCGAGATGGCCAGCTTCATCCTCTCCAGCGGCCATGGCGTCGGCTTCGACAGCGTGGTCGAGACCTTCATGATCGACGGCCAGGCCGGCCTGGTGGAGACGGCGCTGCGCAATCTGCTCGAGAACGCCGTCCGCCATACGCCGCCCGGCGCGGAGATCCTGGTGACGGTGGACGCCGCCGGCGTCCTGCGCGTCAGGGACGACGGTCCGGGCGTTCCGGCCGGGGTGCGGGACCGCGTGTTCGAGCGGTTCAGCCGCGGCGATCCGCGCGGCTCCGGCGCGGGCCTTGGCCTGTCGATCGTGCGTCAGATCATGGAGCAGCATGGCGGCGCCGCGCGGCTCGCGCCCGCCGACCGCGGCGCCTGTTTCGAGTTGGATTTCCAGCCGGTGGCGAAAGAGACGATCAGTCGGCCGCGCCGCCGCCTGACCTGA
- a CDS encoding response regulator transcription factor, which translates to MRALLIEDNVRLGEATVKSLAKAGFTVDLFDTVGDGWHAWRSVTYDVVILDIMLGDESGLDLLPRARAAGLRTPVLMLTALGSVDQRVQGLERGADDYLVKPFAIEELVARLRALGRRPALTADVLRYGDLEYDQNAREISVREARLPLSRGESIVLERFLRNPNRVVTKAQLGDSLHSLDQDYTDNSIQVHVHRVRRKMAELGADVTIRALRGLGYMAVRSGGGAAD; encoded by the coding sequence ATGCGCGCCCTGCTCATCGAGGACAATGTTCGGCTCGGCGAGGCGACCGTGAAGTCGCTGGCCAAGGCCGGATTCACGGTCGATCTGTTCGACACCGTCGGGGACGGATGGCACGCCTGGCGCAGCGTGACCTATGACGTGGTGATCCTCGACATCATGCTGGGCGACGAGAGCGGGCTGGACCTGCTGCCCAGGGCGCGGGCGGCGGGCCTGCGCACGCCGGTGCTGATGCTGACCGCCCTGGGCAGCGTCGACCAGCGCGTGCAGGGGCTGGAGCGGGGCGCCGACGACTATCTGGTCAAGCCGTTCGCGATAGAGGAACTGGTGGCGCGCCTGCGGGCGCTGGGACGTCGGCCGGCCCTGACGGCCGACGTCCTGCGCTACGGCGATCTGGAATATGACCAGAACGCGCGCGAGATCAGCGTGCGCGAGGCGCGCCTGCCCTTGTCGCGCGGCGAAAGCATCGTGCTGGAAAGGTTCCTGCGCAATCCCAACCGGGTCGTCACCAAGGCCCAGCTGGGCGACAGCCTGCACAGCCTGGACCAGGACTACACCGACAACTCCATCCAGGTTCACGTCCATCGCGTGCGCCGCAAGATGGCCGAGCTGGGGGCGGACGTGACGATCCGCGCCCTTCGCGGCCTCGGCTACATGGCCGTCAGGTCAGGCGGCGGCGCGGCCGACTGA
- a CDS encoding MipA/OmpV family protein, translated as MKPHLFILCLVAPVLAGGGVARAEDDQRDGLSLSLGVAGVYRPEFKGSKDYEFKPLPFVGLRYGLGDRYVALEGPSLRANVLSGQVLEFGPVISYERGRKKDIKNLAVRRLGEIDAAVNVGAFARKRLKVGAGDLTIGVEALTDTGKVHKGVLATAGVGYDRQLNDRWNVSANLSATWADRKYMRTYYGVSGAGAAASGFSPYVASAGIENVEVGASLSYRISDRWSALALGGYRRLVDSAADSPIVARGGSANQGQVAFALLYNF; from the coding sequence ATGAAGCCCCATCTGTTTATTCTCTGCCTTGTCGCGCCCGTCCTGGCCGGAGGCGGCGTCGCCCGGGCCGAAGACGACCAGCGCGATGGCCTGAGTCTGTCGCTGGGCGTGGCGGGCGTCTACCGGCCGGAGTTCAAGGGCTCGAAGGACTATGAGTTCAAGCCCTTGCCCTTCGTCGGCCTGCGCTATGGGCTGGGCGACCGCTACGTGGCCCTGGAGGGGCCTTCGCTGCGGGCCAATGTGCTGTCCGGCCAGGTCCTGGAGTTCGGCCCGGTCATCTCGTATGAGCGCGGCCGGAAGAAGGACATCAAGAACCTGGCGGTCCGCCGCCTGGGCGAGATCGACGCCGCCGTCAACGTCGGGGCTTTCGCCCGCAAGCGGCTGAAGGTCGGGGCGGGCGACCTGACGATCGGCGTGGAGGCGCTGACCGACACCGGCAAGGTCCACAAGGGCGTGCTGGCTACGGCCGGCGTCGGCTATGACCGCCAGCTCAACGACCGCTGGAACGTGAGCGCCAACCTGTCGGCGACCTGGGCCGACCGGAAGTACATGAGGACCTACTACGGCGTCTCCGGCGCCGGGGCCGCGGCGAGCGGGTTTTCGCCCTATGTCGCCAGCGCCGGGATCGAGAACGTCGAGGTCGGGGCCAGCCTGAGCTATCGGATCAGCGACCGCTGGAGCGCCCTGGCCCTTGGCGGCTATCGCCGGCTCGTTGACAGCGCGGCCGACAGTCCCATAGTCGCGCGCGGGGGCTCCGCGAACCAGGGTCAGGTCGCCTTCGCCTTGCTCTACAACTTCTGA
- a CDS encoding glycosyltransferase family 2 protein, which yields MVSPVASAPASNAPVPAPTRSRVGKRLSIVAPCFNEQEVLDLFFDRIEAELAALGVEYEIVCVNDGSRDHTLAVLLAHHQRDPRVKVINLARNFGKETALSAGLDVATGDMVVPIDVDLQDPPELIGQFIDAWEAGADVAYGVRVDRSADSLLKRLTAQGFYKAFNGLSDVDLPYNAGDFRLMDRRVVEVLRQLPERNRFMKGLFAWVGFRQQAIPYARPERAAGTSSWRYWKLWNFALDGITSFSTAPIRVWSYVGLAAGLTAVAFAGAIVLRTLFFGRDVPGYPSLMVVILMSFGLQMLAIGALGEYVARIYQEVKGRPLYVVMDRYGFDS from the coding sequence ATGGTTTCGCCCGTCGCTTCCGCACCCGCCTCCAACGCGCCCGTCCCCGCCCCCACCCGCTCGCGCGTCGGCAAGCGGCTGTCGATCGTCGCCCCCTGCTTCAACGAGCAGGAGGTGCTGGACCTGTTCTTCGATCGGATCGAGGCGGAGCTGGCGGCGCTGGGCGTCGAGTACGAGATCGTCTGCGTCAACGACGGCAGCCGCGACCACACCCTGGCGGTGCTGCTGGCGCATCACCAGCGCGACCCGCGCGTCAAGGTCATCAACCTGGCCCGCAATTTCGGCAAGGAGACGGCCCTGTCGGCCGGGCTGGACGTGGCGACGGGCGACATGGTGGTGCCGATCGACGTGGACCTGCAGGATCCGCCCGAACTGATCGGCCAGTTCATCGACGCCTGGGAGGCCGGGGCCGACGTCGCCTATGGCGTGCGGGTCGACCGCAGCGCCGACTCGCTGCTCAAGCGCCTGACCGCCCAGGGCTTCTACAAGGCGTTCAACGGGCTGTCAGACGTCGACCTGCCCTACAACGCCGGCGACTTCCGGCTGATGGACCGGCGGGTGGTCGAGGTGCTGCGCCAGCTGCCCGAGCGCAACCGGTTCATGAAGGGCCTGTTCGCCTGGGTCGGCTTCCGGCAGCAGGCCATTCCCTACGCGCGGCCCGAGCGGGCGGCGGGGACCAGCTCGTGGCGCTATTGGAAGCTGTGGAACTTCGCCCTGGACGGCATCACCTCGTTCAGCACCGCGCCGATCCGGGTGTGGAGCTATGTCGGCCTGGCCGCGGGCCTGACCGCCGTGGCCTTCGCCGGAGCGATCGTGCTGCGCACCCTGTTCTTCGGCCGCGACGTGCCCGGCTATCCGTCGCTGATGGTGGTGATCCTGATGAGCTTCGGCCTGCAGATGCTGGCCATTGGCGCGCTCGGCGAATACGTCGCCCGCATCTATCAGGAGGTGAAGGGCCGGCCCCTGTACGTGGTCATGGACCGCTACGGGTTCGACTCTTGA
- a CDS encoding GtrA family protein, translated as MSLAALLTPARRAFLVSALRYGVAGVFNTLVGFSIIVALDVGLHLDPHLANAIGYAVGICFSFVLSKVFVFKARRTTRSAPLRYIVAVAAAFALNQGVLTLARLVLPEGPQAGPLWSVAAQGAAAVSYTAALFLLSHFWVFAHVETEA; from the coding sequence TTGAGCCTGGCCGCCCTGCTGACCCCCGCGCGGCGGGCGTTCCTGGTCTCGGCGCTGCGCTACGGCGTGGCCGGGGTGTTCAACACCCTGGTCGGCTTCTCGATCATCGTGGCGCTGGACGTCGGCCTGCATCTGGATCCGCACCTGGCCAACGCCATCGGCTACGCGGTGGGGATCTGCTTCAGCTTCGTGCTGAGCAAGGTCTTCGTGTTCAAGGCGCGGCGCACGACCCGCTCGGCCCCGCTGCGCTACATCGTGGCCGTGGCCGCCGCCTTCGCCCTGAACCAGGGCGTGCTGACCCTGGCCCGGCTGGTCCTGCCCGAAGGGCCCCAGGCGGGCCCGCTATGGAGCGTGGCGGCGCAGGGGGCCGCGGCGGTCAGCTACACCGCCGCCCTGTTCCTGCTGAGCCACTTCTGGGTCTTCGCGCATGTGGAGACGGAGGCCTAG